A stretch of Vigna angularis cultivar LongXiaoDou No.4 chromosome 4, ASM1680809v1, whole genome shotgun sequence DNA encodes these proteins:
- the LOC128196155 gene encoding uncharacterized protein LOC128196155, with the protein MASKVAPSIPKSQPHIKRACLCSPTTHPGSFRCSLHKRKPHITVPRNPSNNSHLFHSSPMPSKPHSLKPFLQLVIKPSSHDLHRRKNFHPKPTRFSLMNGNNDAVPVS; encoded by the coding sequence ATGGCATCGAAAGTTGCTCCTTCAATTCCAAAGTCCCAACCCCACATCAAACGTGCATGCTTGTGCTCTCCCACCACACACCCTGGCTCCTTCAGATGCAGCCTGCACAAGAGAAAGCCCCACATAACTGTGCCCAGAAACCCTTCCAACAACTCTCATCTTTTCCACTCATCGCCTATGCCTTCAAAACCTCATTCTTTGAAGCCCTTTCTCCAACTAGTTATTAAGCCCTCAAGCCATGATCTTCATAGGAGGAAGAATTTCCATCCAAAGCCTACTCGCTTTTCGTTGATGAATGGTAACAATGATGCAGTTCCAGTTTCTTGA